In one window of Henckelia pumila isolate YLH828 chromosome 1, ASM3356847v2, whole genome shotgun sequence DNA:
- the LOC140875587 gene encoding alkane hydroxylase MAH1-like yields the protein MALYAYLEILLIPISVIFLYFLTIRTQKKSSVPTNWPVLGMLPAVLQNSHRIHEYATEVLTESNGTFEFKGPWFSNMDMLVTSDPANIHHVLSKNFSNYPKGPEFRKIFQILGDGIFNADFELWEFHRKTTLSLTTQPNFYGFLEKSIWAKIEKGLIPVLERFLETGVEFDLQDVFQRFTFDSICKLVLDYDPQSLSIDLPCIPCEKAFNGAVEALLHRHILPERIWKLLKWLQIGKEKTLMKAWKSFDEFIYPRVSINDGLEKDDNGFNLLKSFKRKYKERDIYSSSGDSREFLRDTSLGLMFAGRDTTSTCLSWLFWLLAANPSAEMKIRREIEDELHEKKDKKWRIFSVEESKKLKYLHGALCESLRLFPPLALEHKAPIRPDVLPTGNHVPENKVVLLCFYSMGRMEMIWGEDCLDFKPERWISECGGIEHQPSFKFTAFNAGPRTCIGKEMAFIQMKMVAATVIYHYNIEVVKGHKVSPSDSIIIQMKHGLRVKLSKRNVY from the coding sequence ATGGCTCTCTATGCATATCTTGAGATTCTTTTGATTCCCATCAGTGTAATTTTTCtgtatttcttgactattcgaACGCAGAAAAAGAGCTCGGTGCCGACTAATTGGCCAGTACTCGGAATGCTTCCGGCTGTTCTTCAAAATTCTCATCGAATCCACGAGTATGCAACAGAGGTCTTAACAGAGTCCAATGGGACATTTGAGTTCAAAGGGCCTTGGTTTTCCAACATGGATATGTTGGTCACCAGTGATCCTGCAAATATTCATCATGTTCTTAGCAAAAACTTTTCTAACTACCCAAAGGGTCCTGAATTCAGGAAGATTTTTCAAATCTTGGGAGATGGGATTTTCAATGCTGATTTCGAGTTGTGGGAATTTCACAGGAAAACGACCCTTTCACTGACGACTCAGCCCAACTTCTACGGTTTCTTGGAGAAGAGCATTTGGGCGAAGATTGAAAAAGGATTGATTCCGGTTCTGGAAAGGTTCCTGGAAACAGGGGTTGAGTTTGATTTACAGGATGTTTTCCAGAGATTCACATTTGACAGCATTTGTAAATTAGTTCTTGATTATGATCCACAGAGTTTGTCCATTGATTTGCCTTGTATTCCTTGCGAGAAGGCCTTCAATGGTGCTGTGGAAGCCCTGTTGCATAGGCATATATTGCCTGAGAGGATATGGAAGCTCCTGAAATGGCTGCAAATTGGTAAAGAGAAAACTTTGATGAAAGCCTGGAAATCGTTCGACGAATTTATATATCCCCGTGTTTCGATTAACGATGGATTAGAAAAGGACGATAATGGCTTCAACTTGTTGAAATCTTTCAAAAGGAAATATAAAGAGAGAGACATCTATTCTTCAAGCGGTGATTCGAGAGAATTCTTGAGGGACACCTCCTTAGGTTTGATGTTTGCCGGAAGAGATACAACAAGTACTTGTCTCTCATGGCTTTTCTGGTTACTTGCTGCAAACCCTTCAGCAGAAATGAAGATTCGACGAGAAATCGAGGACGAATTGCACGAAAAGAAGGATAAGAAATGGAGGATCTTCAGCGTGGAAGAGTCCAAGAAGCTAAAATACCTGCATGGAGCTCTATGTGAGTCTCTCAGGCTATTCCCTCCGCTGGCGTTGGAACATAAAGCTCCGATTCGACCCGATGTTCTTCCCACAGGAAACCATGTTCCTGAGAACAAAGTGGTATTGCTTTGTTTCTATTCAATGGGTAGAATGGAGATGATATGGGGGGAAGATTGCCTGGATTTCAAGCCGGAAAGATGGATTTCGGAATGTGGAGGTATCGAACACCAGCCATCCTTCAAGTTCACCGCCTTCAACGCCGGGCCAAGAACTTGTATAGGTAAAGAAATGGCCTTTATTCAGATGAAAATGGTGGCTGCAACTGTTATATACCATTACAACATTGAAGTGGTGAAAGGTCACAAGGTTTCTCCAAGTGATTCTATCATAATTCAAATGAAACATGGATTGAGAGTGAAGTTGTCCAAAAGGAATGTGTACTAA